Proteins co-encoded in one Pocillopora verrucosa isolate sample1 chromosome 1, ASM3666991v2, whole genome shotgun sequence genomic window:
- the LOC131775993 gene encoding uncharacterized protein, with protein sequence MSKIPPLKINRGSPQATKLHCKFQIEFIFKSQLSCERVKKVKKANDRKQENVEVQKDRVLLLYKIGLEQGTNYIRNDAANLKNEVSEVRDVIGSKRVPAAVMVNPKVQEAAVEKGIEVAGKLVDKQLQTIDDAQRKAADFLKKEIKLDITPDKGWESEDMFLPPGYHIDASISGGEESPKEGGETPYVFPAGLGTALMNGCWGSGYKETDPCYSAKWKSSICQNMIDGAAFMGVGFDGRGKYSPESRKISIVQRNCANKATYDGLDVPDTMNVHGIYDTSASLMTFESREEYRKHIQQQAGVSGSYYGFSAGVKEAWGESTATARQKYLAMMDVDVDRYEIFLDEVKPQDLSMSFLREFMNLPTSYFSAGGPLKYQNFIQRWGTHFVKSAKFGGQLEIRKTMDAEEAKSRKEFEIQMEMEFKNLFASVGAGASFETGESSRKQTKTTSTSVVAQGGSQHIASILSDVYSPTFKTEFKEWLKTIPDYPKAFRFQIGSITDLLDFRANDLFQDDSVDWGCEGNAAHLQTEEKGGKTIKYYEVEDDHGTRRYYCEFDSRQAVENAVQRRRLSLKRAIEIYMEEGAMSISDIELNACTPHSDQTFKDNHQSPFLTTREPLSWADIIKDSTVLKVSFDMVDDLPNAQRSTFNIGHNMTRLVKFYEKKWYTSDNDGSFHLYGAYGNRNTNNVSLRKISIFGLVLTFNEVDNSLVLDPSDFKVSKRFFPTLAEDMVGTQLARVYISSTSSDKRSTSRQPSRATQLCQEKWSNALRFDPTDTEGKCLHFTASTAGTLFVIFAALPKEPESRYLVEISPEGVSIYKGTFLKKSTTNANARALGYASLYQSYFVCITESEESTLIEYGKSLGTSESGDIYLIFVDSGDHLNARFYAFGNDQNPAKVMDVHIGSRHLTKAECKGETVKDLETNLCVQKCHKDCDPLAGCELPDSAQFPNGCKACRTALDVERNKCIPACPDNKMLTKDKKCVPTFDVKGTLVFDNLPFLPEVTICHWMKLDKNFVRRPGYFHKFYGGSRSSILSFIKPLGDGGILFRMEISPDGKKPVDRQRLNLSQLEDLHWHQFCVTWSGFTGVIQYYFDGKNILSAINRQRGELQGGGSLEVGDTRMRITGFDVWDRVLTRQEIAQNLKKCDAAYSFKCSICASKRVGDSYSIDQCKKDQTEVDCPTNYTCSKMHDKMEDNNEVETRGCLQKMECDLMKNLSTNDDMKKIMKIKECAVACCVSDKDTPCNSGFAASGHLMMSVIMMMLVVLSSNLI encoded by the exons ATGTCCAAAATTCCACCTTTGAAGATAAACCGGGGTTCTCCACAGGCCACCAAACTCCACTGCAAGTTTCAG atAGAGTTTATCTTTAAAAGTCAGTTATCATGCGAGAgagtgaaaaaagtgaaaaaggcaAACGACCGAAAACAGGAAAACGTAGAAGTTCAAAAGGATCGGGTTTTACTTTTGTATAAGATTGGTTTAGAGCAGGGCACAA ACTATATCAGAAACGATGCAGCAAATCTCAAAAATGAAGTGTCTGAGGTACGAGATGTGATTGGCTCCAAGCGCGTCCCTGCCGCAGTGATGGTAAACCCTAAGGTTCAGGAAGCCGCGGTTGAAAAAGGAATCGAAGTGGCTGGAAAACTTGTGGACAAACAACTGCAGACAATTGATGATGCCCAGCGAAAGGCTGCGGATTTTCTAAAGAAGGAG ATCAAACTTGACATCACTCCAGACAAAGGATGGGAAAGTGAGGATATGTTTCTCCCTCCTGGATATCACATCGATGCAAGTATCTCAGGGGGAGAAGAGTCGCCCAAAGAAGGAGGAGAAACTCCTTATGTGTTTCCTGCGGGCCTTGGAACGGCACTAATGAACGGTTGCTGGGGATCTGGGTACAAAGAAACTGATCCTTGTTATTCGGCAAAATGGAAGTCGAGTATTTGTCAG AACATGATCGATGGTGCAGCGTTTATGGGAGTTGGTTTTGACGGGAGAGGAAAATACAGCCCAGAATCCAGAAAAATCAGCATCGTTCAAAGAAACTGCGCAAACAAAGCCAC GTACGATGGCCTGGATGTTCCGGATACCATGAACGTTCACGGTATCTATGACACGTCCGCCTCGTTAATGACGTTTGAAAGTCGCGAGGAATATCGGAAGCACATTCAACAACAGGCAGGCGTATCTGGCTCGTACTACGGTTTCTCTGCAGGAGTGAAAGAAGCCTGGGGAGAGTCCACAGCAACCGCTCGCCAGAAGTACTTGGCAATGATGGACGTTGATGTTGACAG atatgaaatatttctgGATGAGGTTAAGCCACAAGATCTTAGCATGTCATTTCTACGAGAATTCATGAACTTACCAACTTCCTACTTCTCGGCAGGAGGACCTCTTAAATATC AAAACTTTATTCAACGCTGGGGAACACATTTTGTCAAATCTGCAAAGTTTGGCGGCCAGTTGGAGATACGCAAAACGATGGATGCTGAAGAGGCTAAAAGCAGAAAggaatttgaaattcaaatggAAATGGAGTTTAAGAATTTGTTTGCAAGTGTTGGCGCCGGTGCTTCTTTCGAGACAGGTGAGAGCAGCAGGAAACAGACAAAGACCACATCAACTTCAGTGGTGGCCCAAGGAGGCAGCCAGCATATTGCGTCCATTTTATCGGACGTGTACTCGCCAACTTTTAAAACAGAATTCAAAGAATGGCTCAAGACAATTCCAGACTATCCGAAGGCCTTCCGTTTCCAAATAGGATCTATCACTGACCTCCTCGATTTTAGGGCTAATGATTTATTCCAAGATGATTCGGTAGATTGGGGTTGTGAAGGAAATGCTGCGCACTTACAGACGGAAGAGAAAGGAGGCAAAACCATAAAATATTACGAAGTAGAAGATGATCATGGAACGAGGCGATATTATTGTGAGTTTGACAGTCGCCAAGCAGTGGAAAATGCTGTACAAAGACGAAGGTTGAGCTTGAAAAGGGCAATTGAGATATACATGGAAGAG GGTGCAATGTCTATCTCCGACATCGAGTTGAATGCCTGTACACCACATAGCGACCAAACATTCAAGGATAATCACCAGAGTCCTTTTTTAACTACCCGTGAGCCTCTAAGTTGGGCGGATATTATTAAAGACAGCACAGTTTTGAAGGTTTCCTTTGACATGGTAGATGATCTACCCAATGCTCAACGTTCAACTTTCAACATTGGTCATAATATGACCCGCCTTGTAAAATTCTATGAAAAGAAATGGTATACAAGTGATAACGATGGTTCCTTTCATCTGTACGGTGCATACGGTAACAGGAACACCAACAATGTTTCTCTgagaaaaatttctatttttggtCTTGTGCTAACGTTTAATGAAGTCGATAACAGCCTTGTTCTGGATCCCAGCGATTTTAAGGTATCGAAAAGGTTCTTTCCCACTTTAGCGGAAGACATGGTTGGAACTCAGTTAGCCCGTGTGTACATATCATCTACAAGTTCGGACAAACGATCTACATCAAGGCAGCCTTCAAGGGCAACCCAACTATGTCAAGAGAAATGGTCAAATGCACTCCGATTTGACCCCACGGACACCGAGGGTAAATGCTTGCACTTTACTGCATCAACAGCAGGAACATTATTTGTTATATTTGCAGCTCTGCCCAAGGAACCAGAGTCGCGTTATTTGGTGGAAATTTCTCCTGAAGGGGTGTCTATTTATAAG ggtacatttttaaagaaatcaacCACGAACGCCAACGCTCGAGCACTTGGATATGCCTCCCTTTATCAGTCGTACTTTGTTTGCATCACGGAATCAGAAGAGAGCACCCTCATTGAATATGGAAAGAGTCTAGGGACATCTGAGAGTGGGGATATCTATCTGATTTTTGTTGACAGCGGGGATCACCTAAATGCTCGTTTCTACGCGTTTGGCAATGACCAGAATCCTGCCAAGGTGATGGATGTTCATATCGGGTCTCGCCATTTGACGAAAGCAGAATGTAAAGGAGAAACAGTCAAAGATTTGGAGACAAACCTTTGCGTTCAGAAGTGTCATAAGGATTGCGATCCCTTGGCTG GTTGCGAGTTACCTGATAGCGCCCAATTTCCTAATGGGTGTAAAGCTTGTAGAACTGCTCTGGACGTGGAGAGAAATAAATGCATACCCGCATGTCCAGACAACAAAATGCTaacaaaagacaagaaatgCGTTC CCACGTTTGACGTTAAAGGCACGCTTGTGTTTGACAACCTGCCATTCCTACCAGAAGTTACAATTTGCCACTGGATGAAGCTTGACAAAAACTTTGTGAGACGACCAGGCTACTTCCATAAATTTTATGGAGGGAGTCGGAGCTCAATATTATCATTTATTAAGCCGCTTGGTGACGGAGGGATTCTTTTCAGGATGGAAATCAGTCCAGATGGAAAGAAACCAGTAGATCGTCAACG ATTGAACTTAAGTCAGTTGGAGGACTTGCACTGGCATCAATTTTGTGTGACTTGGTCTGGTTTTACAGGAGTAATCCAATATTATTTCGACGGAAAGAACATTTTATCAGCGATCAACCGACAAAGAGGTGAACTCCAAGGAGGGGGATCACTAGAGGTTGGTGACACGAGGATGAGGATCACAGGCTTCGATGTGTGGGATCGAGTTCTAACTAGACAAGAAATCGCTCAGAATCTAAAAAAGTGCGACGCTG CTTATTCCTTCAAGTGTTCCATTTGTGCTTCAAAGAGAGTCGGGGATTCTTACTCCATCGATCAATGCAAAAAGGACCAAACCGAGGTTGACTGTCCTACCAATTACACCTGTAGCAAGATGCACGACAAGATGGAAGACAATAATGAAGTGGAGACTAGAGGATGCCTCCAGAAGATGGAGTGCGATCTTATGAAGAACTTGTCCACAAATGATGACATGAAGAAAATAATGAAGATCAAAGAATGCGCTGTGGCTTGTTGTGTCAGTGACAAAGACACACCCTGTAACAGTGGCTTCGCTGCTTCTGGTCACTTGATGATGTcggtgataatgatgatgcttgTAGTTTTGTCGAGCAACTTGATCTGA
- the LOC131775966 gene encoding uncharacterized protein: MEVSMVVSLVVKILAKNRGSSFKCYKCMRESNNDTEYTTEQCLKDQTIMDCINRDVADPTEYACVRMHSVSDDGEEYEMRACYVKSICEEQKKKCEDKANLKALGVKECTITCCVSDSDTPCNGGFSVFINSTTMMMMMMLAVLCTLKLF; encoded by the exons ATGGAAGTGAGCATGGTGGTATCTCTAGTGGTGAAAATCCTAGCGAAGAATCGAG GCTCCAGTTTCAAATGCTACAAATGCATGCGTGAATCAAATAATGACACAGAATATACCACGGAACAGTGCTTGAAAGATCAGACAATTATGGACTGCATCAACAGAGATGTGGCAGATCCCACCGAGTACGCATGCGTTAGGATGCACAGCGTGAGTGATGATGGTGAAGAGTATGAGATGAGAGCTTGCTATGTCAAAAGCATTTGTGAggagcaaaagaaaaaatgcgaGGATAAAGCCAACTTAAAGGCGTTGGGAGTAAAAGAGTGCACCATCACTTGCTGTGTCAGTGATAGTGACACACCCTGTAACGGTGGCTTCTCCGTCTTCATTAACTCTActacaatgatgatgatgatgatgttggcTGTTTTGTGTACTTTGAAGCTGTTTTAG